One region of Mycobacterium riyadhense genomic DNA includes:
- a CDS encoding helix-turn-helix transcriptional regulator gives MSELLPQGTVTLLLADVERSTRLWDIQPDQMSVAVARLDQAVSDVTAAHGGVRPVEQGEGDSFVIAFTRASDAVAAALDLQRAPLAPIRLRIGVHTGEILLRSDGNYAGATINRTARLRDLAHGGQTVLSGAAECMVVDRLPDGAWLTDLGTHRLRDLPRPERVVQLSHPDLRVDFPPLRAADDVVTHGLPVHLTRFVGRNAQISEVHRLVTENRLVTLTGAGGVGKTRLATRVTAEIAGEFGGAWFVDLAPIIDPNLVPITVSRTLGLHDQPGRSTTDTLVRYLGARRVLLVLDNCEHLIDASAALVEALVEACPDLRLLATSREPIRVPGEVSYRVPPLSLSDEAVQMFSFRARRVRPDFRLTNDNTAVVAEICSRLDGLPLAIELAAARVRALSLDEILIGLRDRFHLLTGGARTWARRQQTLWASVDWSYALLTEPERVLFRRLAVFVGCFFLDDAHAVACEVEVPRYQVLDGLTLLVEKSLVVANDSSGRTGYRLLETMRQYALEKLDEADEVDALRARHRDHYTTLAARLDSPGHTNYAQCLDQAEAEIDNLRAAFAWSRENSDAELALALASSLEPLWLTRGRIREGRAWFDALVTGQDGLQLERVGAALRARALADKALLDMFADAAVGMDEAEQALAIAREVDDPALLSRVLTARGLVAVAVAPAEVAAPYFAEAIGLARALDDQWRLAQILTFQALDAVMAGYPIAARAAAEEGRKLADSIGDRSDSLWCRWCLGFAQLMRGDLAEAAAQFGEVADEAEAAHEVLHKANGLQGLAYVFAYQGELGAARAAADAALEAAELGEFFAGMGHSALATAALAAGDVEMAKHASAVAWRNLNLAMPQSAAVQRAFNARVALVDGDLVEARRWIDDALHSMTGRHLTVALTTRARLAIAEGKRDEAERDAHDALGCAADSGAHVDLPDVLESLASLAVDAGNRVLAARLFGAAEAFRQRIGLVRFVIHQARYEKSVAVLRDGMGENDFDGAWAEGAALSVEEAIAYAQRGHRWRKRPGTGWESLTQTEIDVVRLVSEGLANKDIATRLFVSPRTVQTHLTHVYTKLGFTSRVQLAQAAVNRV, from the coding sequence GTGAGCGAGTTGCTACCGCAGGGCACGGTGACGTTGTTGCTCGCTGACGTCGAGCGTTCAACGCGGCTGTGGGACATCCAACCCGACCAAATGAGCGTCGCGGTCGCTCGTCTCGATCAAGCGGTATCCGACGTTACCGCTGCCCACGGTGGAGTGCGCCCGGTCGAGCAGGGCGAAGGTGACAGCTTTGTGATCGCGTTCACCCGCGCGTCTGACGCGGTAGCTGCCGCCTTGGACCTGCAGCGGGCGCCGCTGGCCCCGATTCGCTTGCGCATCGGTGTGCACACCGGCGAGATCCTGCTACGCAGTGACGGCAACTATGCCGGTGCCACCATCAACCGCACCGCGCGCCTTCGCGACCTGGCTCATGGGGGTCAGACGGTGCTGTCCGGCGCGGCCGAATGCATGGTGGTCGATCGGCTGCCTGATGGGGCGTGGCTGACGGACCTGGGCACCCACCGGCTGCGTGATTTGCCTCGTCCGGAGCGGGTGGTGCAGCTAAGTCATCCCGACCTGCGTGTTGATTTCCCTCCTCTGCGCGCCGCCGATGACGTCGTCACCCACGGTCTCCCGGTACATCTGACCCGTTTCGTGGGGCGCAACGCGCAGATCAGCGAGGTGCACCGGTTGGTCACCGAGAACCGGTTGGTGACTCTGACTGGTGCCGGCGGTGTGGGCAAGACACGGTTGGCGACGCGGGTCACGGCTGAGATCGCGGGTGAATTCGGCGGCGCCTGGTTTGTGGATCTTGCGCCGATCATCGACCCCAATCTGGTGCCGATTACGGTGTCGCGCACTCTGGGCCTGCACGACCAGCCCGGCCGCTCCACGACGGACACTTTGGTGCGTTACCTCGGCGCGCGGCGGGTCCTGTTGGTGCTGGATAACTGTGAGCATCTGATCGACGCCAGCGCGGCGTTGGTGGAGGCCCTCGTGGAGGCGTGTCCGGATTTAAGGTTGCTGGCGACCAGTCGTGAGCCGATCCGGGTGCCCGGTGAGGTGAGCTACCGGGTGCCGCCGCTGTCACTAAGTGATGAAGCCGTCCAGATGTTTAGCTTTCGGGCTCGGCGGGTGCGGCCCGATTTCCGCCTCACCAACGACAACACCGCCGTCGTGGCCGAGATCTGCAGCCGGCTCGACGGTTTGCCACTGGCGATCGAGCTGGCGGCGGCGCGGGTGCGAGCGTTGTCGCTCGACGAGATTCTCATTGGTTTGCGTGACCGATTCCATCTGTTGACCGGAGGGGCACGCACCTGGGCGCGCCGCCAGCAGACGCTGTGGGCCTCGGTTGACTGGTCGTACGCGCTGTTGACCGAGCCCGAGCGGGTCTTGTTCCGCCGGCTGGCGGTATTTGTGGGCTGCTTTTTCCTCGACGACGCCCACGCGGTCGCATGCGAAGTTGAGGTGCCGCGCTATCAGGTCCTCGACGGGCTCACCCTTCTCGTCGAGAAATCCCTCGTGGTGGCCAACGACAGCAGCGGTCGAACGGGCTATCGACTGTTGGAGACGATGCGCCAGTATGCGCTGGAAAAGCTCGATGAGGCCGACGAGGTCGACGCCTTGCGGGCGCGTCACCGGGACCACTACACAACGTTGGCGGCCCGGCTCGACAGCCCGGGCCACACCAATTATGCGCAGTGCCTCGACCAAGCCGAAGCCGAAATCGACAACCTGCGCGCCGCCTTTGCGTGGAGCCGCGAAAACTCCGACGCTGAACTCGCCTTGGCGCTGGCGTCCTCGCTGGAGCCCCTGTGGCTGACCCGCGGCCGCATCCGGGAAGGGCGAGCCTGGTTTGACGCCCTTGTCACCGGCCAGGATGGGCTTCAGCTCGAGAGGGTCGGGGCCGCGCTACGCGCGAGAGCGCTCGCCGACAAGGCACTGCTCGATATGTTTGCCGACGCGGCCGTGGGTATGGATGAGGCCGAACAAGCCCTCGCTATTGCGCGTGAGGTCGACGACCCGGCCTTGCTGTCTCGGGTGCTCACAGCGCGCGGACTGGTCGCCGTGGCGGTTGCCCCCGCGGAGGTTGCCGCGCCCTACTTCGCCGAGGCCATCGGCCTCGCCCGCGCGCTAGACGATCAATGGAGGCTTGCTCAGATCCTTACCTTTCAGGCACTCGATGCCGTCATGGCGGGCTACCCGATCGCGGCCCGCGCTGCCGCCGAAGAAGGGCGCAAGCTGGCCGACTCGATCGGTGACCGGTCCGATTCCCTTTGGTGCCGCTGGTGTCTTGGTTTTGCACAGTTGATGCGGGGTGATCTAGCGGAAGCCGCTGCACAATTCGGCGAGGTGGCGGACGAGGCCGAGGCGGCTCACGAAGTGCTGCACAAGGCCAATGGCCTCCAGGGCCTGGCTTATGTCTTCGCATATCAGGGTGAGCTGGGGGCTGCTCGGGCGGCGGCCGATGCCGCCCTCGAGGCCGCCGAGCTGGGCGAATTCTTCGCGGGCATGGGCCACTCTGCGTTGGCCACGGCCGCGCTGGCCGCCGGCGACGTGGAAATGGCCAAACACGCGAGTGCAGTGGCCTGGCGGAACTTGAATTTGGCCATGCCGCAGTCGGCGGCAGTGCAGCGTGCGTTCAATGCGCGGGTCGCGCTGGTGGACGGCGACCTCGTCGAGGCCCGTCGCTGGATCGACGATGCCCTGCATTCAATGACCGGCCGGCACCTAACGGTGGCGCTGACGACGCGCGCTCGGCTGGCGATCGCCGAGGGCAAGCGAGACGAAGCCGAACGTGACGCTCATGACGCACTCGGCTGCGCAGCCGATAGTGGGGCACATGTGGATCTCCCAGACGTCCTCGAATCGCTTGCCAGTCTTGCCGTCGATGCTGGTAACCGCGTGCTGGCGGCACGACTTTTCGGCGCAGCTGAGGCTTTCCGGCAACGAATCGGCTTGGTCCGCTTTGTGATTCATCAAGCGAGATACGAAAAGTCGGTGGCTGTGTTGCGAGATGGGATGGGTGAGAACGACTTCGACGGTGCCTGGGCAGAAGGTGCAGCGTTGTCAGTCGAGGAGGCGATCGCCTATGCGCAGCGTGGTCACCGCTGGCGCAAACGCCCGGGGACTGGTTGGGAGTCGCTGACGCAGACTGAGATTGACGTCGTACGACTGGTTAGCGAAGGACTGGCCAACAAGGACATCGCGACGAGGCTTTTTGTTTCACCTCGTACCGTGCAAACCCACCTGACCCATGTTTACACCAAACTCGGATTCACATCCCGAGTTCAACTCGCCCAAGCGGCGGTCAACCGCGTCTGA
- a CDS encoding carboxymuconolactone decarboxylase family protein, with translation MRFINHIEPVAPGRADGVVAEVYAEARREFGRLPEPLVMLSPDEQLLAAGWATLRETLLVGQAPRGRKEAVAAAVAASLRCPWCVDAHTTMLYAAGETDTAAAILAGKQPATDDPNASYVAWAAGTGSPSGPAAPFGPDVAAEYLGTALEFHFIARLVLVLLDETFLPGGPRAQHLMRRAAGWAFARKVRASHPRGMSTQRLAHRPLPSDFEWAAGCPPVATAFAALSHRLDSAPQLPEASREVVRHVVASWRGEQMPLNSGWTSEHTADLPADLRAATRLALLTSLAPHQVTDADVAAARPLLVTDAALVGALAWAALTAARRISTWIGRDVAGQTHRIPRGN, from the coding sequence GTGAGGTTTATCAACCACATTGAGCCCGTTGCGCCGGGCCGAGCCGATGGCGTCGTCGCCGAGGTCTACGCTGAGGCCCGCCGTGAGTTCGGTCGTCTGCCAGAGCCGCTTGTCATGTTGTCGCCGGACGAGCAGCTGCTTGCAGCCGGCTGGGCGACGCTGCGCGAGACACTTCTGGTGGGGCAGGCGCCGCGCGGTCGCAAGGAAGCTGTTGCGGCCGCCGTCGCGGCCAGTCTGCGCTGCCCGTGGTGCGTCGACGCGCATACCACCATGCTGTACGCGGCGGGCGAAACGGACACCGCCGCAGCGATTCTGGCCGGCAAACAGCCAGCCACCGATGATCCCAACGCGTCGTATGTCGCGTGGGCCGCCGGCACCGGGTCACCGTCGGGACCGGCGGCGCCGTTTGGCCCGGATGTCGCGGCCGAATACCTGGGCACCGCGCTGGAATTCCACTTCATCGCCCGGCTGGTCCTGGTCCTGCTCGACGAAACGTTCCTGCCTGGGGGCCCACGCGCCCAACATCTGATGCGCAGGGCCGCGGGGTGGGCGTTCGCCCGCAAGGTGCGCGCGAGCCATCCGCGGGGCATGTCTACGCAGCGGCTCGCTCACCGACCGCTCCCCAGCGATTTCGAGTGGGCCGCGGGCTGTCCGCCGGTGGCGACAGCGTTCGCCGCGTTGAGTCACCGGCTGGACAGCGCGCCGCAGTTGCCCGAAGCCAGCCGTGAAGTCGTGAGGCACGTCGTGGCGTCATGGCGCGGCGAGCAAATGCCGCTCAATAGTGGCTGGACGAGCGAGCACACCGCCGACCTGCCCGCAGATCTGCGCGCAGCTACCCGTCTTGCCCTGCTGACGAGCCTGGCGCCGCATCAGGTGACCGATGCCGATGTCGCCGCCGCCCGACCCCTGCTTGTTACCGACGCGGCGCTGGTCGGTGCGCTGGCCTGGGCCGCGCTTACGGCCGCGCGGCGCATTAGCACATGGATCGGCCGCGACGTTGCCGGGCAAACCCATCGCATCCCGCGGGGAAATTAG
- a CDS encoding TetR/AcrR family transcriptional regulator produces MPSAAAGRATREQILRAAMDTASVKGLSGLSIGELAAHLEMSKSGLFRHFGAKEQLQLATVDAAICVFEREVVTPAMAAAPGRDRLRALMFAWVSYVERDVFPGGCFFAAAAADVDSQPGPVRDRIADAGQAGIGAIMAEVEAAQHLGQIRKEIEVRQLAFELHAYAMEANWSRLLMDDDHAGDRARAAIAAALSRASTAEEGVE; encoded by the coding sequence ATGCCTAGTGCAGCGGCCGGCCGCGCCACCCGCGAGCAGATCCTGCGCGCCGCAATGGATACCGCGTCGGTCAAGGGGCTGTCCGGGCTGTCCATAGGCGAACTTGCTGCGCACCTCGAGATGAGCAAATCGGGTTTGTTTCGGCACTTCGGCGCCAAGGAGCAACTGCAGCTGGCCACCGTCGATGCGGCGATATGTGTGTTCGAGCGAGAGGTGGTTACGCCGGCGATGGCTGCCGCCCCGGGGCGGGATCGGCTGCGCGCGTTGATGTTCGCGTGGGTGAGCTATGTCGAACGTGACGTGTTCCCCGGCGGCTGCTTTTTCGCGGCCGCGGCGGCCGACGTCGACTCACAGCCGGGCCCGGTGCGTGACCGCATCGCCGATGCCGGACAGGCTGGGATCGGCGCCATCATGGCTGAAGTCGAAGCGGCGCAACATCTGGGCCAGATCCGTAAGGAAATCGAAGTCCGCCAGCTTGCATTCGAACTTCACGCCTACGCGATGGAGGCCAACTGGTCCCGTTTGCTGATGGACGACGATCATGCCGGAGACCGGGCACGCGCCGCTATCGCCGCAGCGCTGAGCAGAGCCAGCACCGCCGAGGAGGGAGTCGAATAG
- a CDS encoding TIGR03619 family F420-dependent LLM class oxidoreductase, producing the protein MHVSVMQFVTDATPPPQSVAVWAEERGFRGLYVPEKTHVPTSRATPWPGGELPAWYLRCFDPFVALAAAAAVTTRLRVGTGTCLVGVHDPILLAKQIASLCSMSNCRFVFGVGFGWNVEELADHGVRFADRIAVTLDKLAAIRALWADQPRRYEGVYASVPPAWAWPKPAVEPTVLFGCRPGVRAFDVIARHGDGWQPIEGYGELLGALPMLHAAFERAGRDPSTAKVCVYSSAGDPVTLENYRAAGIAEVALALPSADRNEVLRALDRLVPLVEAFEEEVPNHA; encoded by the coding sequence ATGCACGTCTCAGTCATGCAGTTCGTTACCGATGCGACGCCGCCCCCGCAGTCGGTCGCGGTATGGGCCGAGGAACGCGGATTCAGGGGCCTTTATGTGCCGGAGAAGACGCACGTGCCGACCAGCCGGGCCACGCCCTGGCCGGGCGGCGAACTGCCGGCGTGGTACCTGCGTTGCTTTGACCCGTTTGTGGCACTTGCTGCCGCCGCAGCGGTGACGACCCGCTTACGCGTTGGGACCGGCACGTGTCTCGTGGGGGTACACGATCCGATTCTGTTGGCCAAGCAGATCGCATCCCTTTGCAGCATGTCCAACTGCCGGTTCGTATTCGGCGTGGGCTTCGGATGGAACGTCGAGGAACTGGCTGACCATGGCGTGCGATTCGCCGATCGAATCGCGGTGACGCTAGACAAGCTCGCCGCCATCCGAGCGCTATGGGCCGACCAGCCGAGGCGCTATGAAGGCGTCTATGCGTCGGTGCCCCCGGCATGGGCATGGCCGAAACCTGCCGTCGAGCCGACGGTGTTGTTCGGCTGTCGGCCTGGCGTGCGAGCCTTCGATGTGATCGCCCGGCACGGCGACGGCTGGCAGCCGATCGAGGGTTACGGCGAGCTCCTTGGAGCGCTGCCGATGCTGCACGCGGCATTCGAACGTGCCGGGCGCGATCCGTCGACCGCGAAGGTTTGTGTGTACTCGTCGGCCGGCGACCCGGTGACCTTGGAGAACTATCGCGCGGCCGGCATAGCCGAGGTGGCCCTGGCGCTGCCCTCTGCGGACCGCAACGAGGTGCTAAGGGCGCTGGACCGGTTAGTGCCATTGGTCGAGGCGTTCGAAGAAGAGGTGCCAAACCATGCCTAG
- a CDS encoding PE family protein has translation MSFVFAVPEFMAATATDLASIGSTISAANAAAALPTGSVLAAGADEVSVAVAAIFGAHAQGYQALSAQATAFHQEFVRALSMGAGAYVNAEAANVEQSLLNAINAPTQALLGRPLIGNGADGGPGQNGGAGGLLYGNGGAGGAGDASNPNGGSGGSAGLIGNGGAGGAGFGTGAGGNGGSGGWLYGSGGAGGNGGSVTANNASGGAGGAGGAAGLWGDGGVGGNGGSGVPPKAGAGGAGGAGGDGGRGGMWYGNGGAGGNGGNAGLNTTGVVGGDGGAGGAGGLIGDGGAGGNGGNGGSSNDGARGGIGGAGGAGGVIGTGGDGGNGGNGGGGNVGGVGGMGGVGGSVGLIGAGGHGGHGGNGGTATFSGTGLPGGGDGGTGGGGGNGGLLQGNGGSGGDGGTGGLGLGKANPGGDGGIGGAGGVAGLIGSGGVGGNGGNGVLGTLTPGNGGNGGAGGHARLIGNPAVGGNGGNGGDSGTGGIGGNGGAGGNAAVIGNGAAGGAGGIGGLNPATGAQGGGGNGGQGGNAVLVGDGGAGGLGGFGNPGGTGGAGGRRGSLFGAPGPAGADG, from the coding sequence ATGTCGTTTGTGTTTGCGGTGCCGGAGTTCATGGCGGCCACGGCCACCGATCTGGCGAGTATCGGTTCGACGATCAGCGCGGCGAATGCGGCGGCGGCGCTGCCGACGGGCAGCGTGCTGGCGGCGGGTGCCGATGAGGTGTCGGTCGCGGTCGCGGCGATCTTCGGCGCCCACGCACAGGGTTATCAGGCGCTTAGCGCCCAAGCGACGGCGTTTCACCAGGAGTTTGTGCGGGCCCTGAGCATGGGCGCGGGGGCGTATGTGAACGCCGAGGCCGCCAACGTCGAGCAGAGCCTGCTCAATGCGATCAATGCGCCCACCCAAGCGTTGCTGGGGCGCCCGCTGATCGGCAACGGCGCCGATGGGGGGCCTGGGCAAAACGGCGGTGCCGGTGGGTTGTTGTATGGCAACGGCGGGGCCGGCGGGGCCGGCGACGCCTCGAACCCCAACGGCGGCAGTGGCGGCTCGGCCGGGCTGATCGGCAACGGCGGAGCCGGGGGCGCGGGCTTCGGCACCGGGGCCGGTGGTAACGGCGGCAGCGGCGGATGGCTGTACGGCAGTGGGGGTGCGGGCGGCAACGGCGGATCCGTTACAGCCAACAATGCCAGTGGAGGGGCCGGCGGGGCTGGCGGTGCTGCCGGGTTGTGGGGCGATGGCGGGGTCGGCGGCAACGGCGGGTCCGGAGTACCACCCAAAGCTGGCGCTGGTGGGGCTGGCGGCGCCGGTGGCGACGGCGGGCGCGGCGGGATGTGGTACGGCAACGGCGGTGCCGGCGGGAATGGCGGGAACGCGGGGCTCAACACCACCGGTGTTGTCGGCGGGGACGGTGGGGCGGGCGGTGCCGGCGGGCTGATCGGCGATGGTGGGGCCGGCGGGAACGGCGGGAACGGCGGGAGCAGTAACGATGGTGCCCGCGGCGGTATTGGCGGTGCCGGTGGGGCCGGGGGGGTAATCGGCACCGGTGGAGACGGCGGAAACGGCGGAAACGGCGGGGGCGGCAACGTTGGTGGTGTCGGCGGCATGGGCGGTGTCGGCGGCAGTGTCGGGCTGATCGGCGCCGGCGGGCACGGCGGGCACGGCGGGAACGGCGGGACCGCGACGTTCAGCGGCACGGGGCTGCCCGGTGGGGGAGACGGCGGCACCGGCGGCGGCGGCGGGAATGGCGGACTGCTACAGGGCAACGGCGGATCCGGCGGGGACGGCGGAACCGGCGGTCTAGGCCTAGGAAAGGCCAATCCTGGCGGGGACGGCGGCATCGGCGGTGCCGGCGGGGTTGCCGGGTTGATCGGCAGCGGCGGGGTCGGAGGGAACGGCGGTAACGGTGTGCTCGGCACCTTAACCCCGGGTAATGGCGGTAACGGCGGTGCCGGAGGCCATGCCCGGCTGATCGGCAATCCCGCGGTCGGAGGCAACGGAGGAAATGGCGGAGATAGCGGGACCGGAGGTATCGGCGGGAACGGCGGTGCCGGCGGCAATGCCGCGGTGATCGGCAATGGCGCGGCCGGTGGGGCCGGTGGCATCGGCGGGCTCAACCCGGCCACTGGAGCTCAAGGTGGCGGCGGAAACGGTGGCCAAGGCGGCAATGCCGTGCTAGTCGGCGACGGCGGAGCCGGTGGTCTAGGTGGGTTCGGTAATCCGGGCGGGACCGGCGGTGCAGGCGGTCGCCGCGGATCGCTGTTCGGTGCGCCAGGCCCTGCCGGCGCCGACGGCTGA
- a CDS encoding peptidoglycan D,D-transpeptidase FtsI family protein, whose translation MSRGDSRRPRPSQSAPSRGARKPPKARQAKEVREPKRVRKAKEAKKSRPVARPAEVSAGRSARDRRTRQAMEVATRGASFVFRHRAGNAVIFALMMVAATQLFILQVSNASELRAQAAGQLKVTDVEPAVRGAIVDRNNDRLAFTIEARALTFQPKRIRQQLEEAKKKSSRAPDPQQRLKDIAREIAGKLNNKPDAAALLKKLQSNESFVYLARAVDPAIAGAISAKYPEVGSERQDLRQYPGGSLAANIVGGIDWDGHGLLGLEDSLDAALAGTDGSVTYDRGSDGVVIPGSYRNRHKAVHGSTVQLTLDDDIQFYVQQQVQQAKNLSGARNVSAVVLDAKTGEVLAMANDNTFDPSQDIGRQGDKQLGNPAVSSPFEPGSVNKIITASSVIEYGLSNPDEVLQVPGSIQMGGITVHDAWEHGVMPYTTTGIFGKSSNIGTLMLAQRVGPERFYDMVRKFGLGQRTGVALPGESAGLVPPIDQWSGSTFSNLPIGQGLSMTLLQMTGMYQAIANDGVRIPPRIIKATIAADGTRTEEPRPDGVRVVSPQTAQTVRQMLRAVVQHDPMGYQQGTGPAAAVPGYQMAGKTGTAQQINPACGCYFDNVYWITFAGMATVDNPRYVIGLMMDNPERNADGTPGHSAAPLFHNIAGWLMQRENVPLSPDPGPPLVLQAT comes from the coding sequence GTGAGTCGCGGCGACTCTCGGCGGCCGCGGCCGTCGCAGTCGGCGCCGTCTCGCGGTGCCCGCAAGCCGCCGAAGGCTCGGCAGGCCAAGGAAGTTCGGGAACCCAAGCGCGTCCGAAAAGCCAAGGAAGCCAAGAAATCTCGTCCGGTGGCGCGGCCAGCGGAAGTCTCAGCGGGTCGCTCGGCGCGGGACCGGCGTACCCGCCAGGCGATGGAAGTCGCGACCCGAGGTGCCTCGTTCGTCTTTCGGCATCGGGCCGGCAACGCGGTCATCTTCGCGTTGATGATGGTGGCCGCGACACAGCTGTTCATCCTGCAGGTATCGAATGCCTCCGAACTGCGCGCCCAGGCGGCCGGTCAACTCAAGGTCACCGACGTCGAACCAGCGGTCCGTGGCGCCATCGTCGACCGCAACAACGACCGTCTCGCGTTCACCATCGAGGCGCGCGCATTGACCTTCCAGCCCAAAAGGATTCGCCAACAGCTGGAAGAAGCCAAGAAGAAGTCCTCGCGCGCGCCAGACCCGCAGCAGCGGCTCAAGGACATCGCCCGGGAGATCGCGGGCAAGCTGAACAACAAGCCCGACGCCGCGGCCTTGTTGAAGAAGCTGCAAAGCAATGAGTCGTTTGTTTATCTGGCGCGCGCCGTCGACCCCGCCATTGCCGGCGCGATCTCGGCGAAGTATCCCGAAGTCGGTTCGGAGCGGCAGGATCTGCGCCAGTACCCGGGCGGGTCGCTGGCGGCCAATATCGTCGGCGGCATCGACTGGGACGGCCACGGCCTCCTGGGACTTGAGGACTCCCTGGATGCCGCGCTGGCCGGAACCGACGGGTCGGTCACCTACGACCGCGGGTCAGACGGCGTCGTCATCCCCGGCAGCTACCGCAACCGGCACAAGGCGGTTCACGGTTCGACGGTCCAGCTCACCCTCGACGACGACATTCAGTTCTATGTGCAGCAGCAGGTGCAGCAGGCAAAGAACCTGTCCGGCGCCCGCAACGTCTCAGCGGTCGTGCTCGACGCCAAGACCGGTGAGGTGCTCGCCATGGCAAACGACAACACCTTCGACCCCTCCCAGGACATCGGGCGTCAGGGCGACAAGCAACTGGGCAACCCGGCGGTGTCCTCGCCGTTTGAGCCGGGCTCGGTGAACAAGATCATCACCGCGTCCTCGGTCATCGAGTACGGGCTTTCCAACCCCGACGAAGTGCTGCAGGTCCCGGGCTCGATTCAGATGGGTGGTATCACCGTCCATGACGCCTGGGAACACGGCGTGATGCCCTACACCACTACCGGTATCTTCGGGAAGTCCTCCAATATCGGCACGCTGATGCTGGCGCAGCGCGTGGGCCCGGAACGCTTTTACGACATGGTTCGCAAGTTCGGGTTGGGTCAGCGCACCGGTGTGGCGCTGCCCGGTGAGAGCGCTGGGCTGGTGCCGCCGATCGACCAGTGGTCGGGTAGCACGTTCTCGAACTTGCCTATCGGACAGGGTCTTTCGATGACCTTGCTACAGATGACCGGCATGTACCAGGCCATCGCCAACGACGGGGTACGGATACCACCCCGAATCATCAAGGCGACCATCGCCGCCGATGGCACCCGGACCGAGGAACCACGACCCGATGGGGTCCGGGTGGTGTCGCCGCAGACGGCCCAGACCGTACGTCAGATGCTGCGCGCCGTCGTGCAGCACGACCCGATGGGCTATCAGCAGGGCACCGGACCCGCCGCCGCGGTGCCGGGCTATCAGATGGCGGGCAAGACGGGGACGGCGCAGCAGATCAACCCCGCCTGCGGATGCTATTTCGACAACGTCTACTGGATCACGTTCGCCGGGATGGCCACCGTCGACAATCCCCGCTACGTCATCGGCCTGATGATGGACAACCCGGAACGCAACGCCGACGGGACGCCAGGGCACTCTGCGGCACCGCTGTTCCATAACATTGCGGGCTGGTTGATGCAGCGCGAGAATGTTCCGCTATCACCCGACCCTGGTCCGCCGCTGGTTTTGCAGGCGACCTAG